Proteins from a single region of Nitratidesulfovibrio sp.:
- the hisC gene encoding histidinol-phosphate transaminase, whose amino-acid sequence MCAFERLVPEHVRRFEAYTPSRPDHELMRMYRVDHLHRLNNNENPLGPPPEAARIVRGFPPERVPIYPNGDAWDLRRILAGRFGLAPEQFVVGNGSCELISSVIKAFCTTGDNIVTADKTFAVYEWVAEFSGVEARLIPLRDFGFDAEGMLAARDARTKILFVCNPNNPTGTWWDAATLTRFLDRVNGEQIVVLDEAYAEYVDRHDFPHGISLLDRYPNLVIFRTFSKMYALAGLRIGYLCGTQEVVDIIRRTHVVYSVNSLAQQAAAAALHDDAAFIRQTREMVREGKGLLRELCDGLGLDMQYGEGNYVMIRVPEADTLIYRKLMARGVMIRTMTGFRFPGWIRVSVVQTPVMEEFCHALRAVVGGRR is encoded by the coding sequence ATGTGCGCGTTTGAACGACTGGTGCCGGAACACGTCCGGCGCTTCGAGGCATACACCCCCAGCAGGCCCGACCATGAGCTGATGCGCATGTACCGGGTGGACCACCTGCACCGGCTGAACAACAACGAGAACCCGCTGGGGCCGCCGCCGGAAGCGGCGCGCATCGTGCGCGGCTTTCCGCCGGAGCGGGTGCCCATCTATCCCAACGGCGATGCATGGGACCTGCGCCGCATCCTTGCCGGCCGGTTCGGGCTTGCGCCGGAACAATTCGTGGTGGGCAACGGTTCCTGCGAGCTCATTTCCAGCGTGATCAAGGCGTTCTGCACCACGGGCGACAACATCGTCACGGCGGACAAGACCTTTGCGGTGTACGAATGGGTGGCGGAATTCTCCGGCGTGGAGGCACGGCTGATTCCGTTGCGCGACTTCGGGTTCGATGCCGAGGGCATGCTGGCCGCCCGCGATGCGCGCACCAAGATCCTCTTCGTCTGCAACCCCAACAACCCTACCGGCACATGGTGGGACGCCGCCACGCTGACCCGTTTCCTCGACCGGGTGAACGGCGAGCAGATCGTGGTGCTGGACGAAGCCTACGCCGAATACGTGGACCGGCACGACTTTCCCCATGGCATCAGCCTGCTGGACAGGTATCCGAACCTCGTGATCTTCCGCACCTTCTCCAAGATGTACGCACTGGCCGGGCTGCGCATCGGCTACCTGTGCGGCACGCAGGAAGTGGTGGACATCATCCGCCGCACCCACGTTGTCTACTCGGTCAACTCCCTTGCCCAACAGGCTGCCGCAGCCGCGCTGCATGACGATGCCGCGTTCATTCGGCAGACGCGCGAAATGGTACGCGAGGGCAAAGGCCTGTTGCGCGAACTGTGCGACGGCCTGGGGCTGGATATGCAGTACGGCGAGGGCAACTACGTGATGATCAGGGTGCCGGAAGCAGACACCCTGATCTACCGAAAGCTGATGGCCCGGGGGGTAATGATCCGCACCATGACCGGGTTCCGATTTCCCGGCTGGATACGGGTCAGCGTGGTGCAAACCCCTGTGATGGAAGAGTTCTGCCATGCCTTGCGGGCAGTAGTGGGGGGCCGAAGGTAG
- a CDS encoding 4Fe-4S dicluster domain-containing protein — protein MILATLCLAGICLLFVDVSGELSPSLAVLARMQLVPALLAGSLGVVAGLLALTLVFGRVYCSVLCPLGVLQDVIAARGKKYRFRYAPPRTGLRLFVLGTFVLALLAGVPLVFAILEPYSAFGRIATDLLAPIWATGSNALAWASERAGNYDVAPTPVWQKGMAALTAATATLAVIGVLAWRLGRTWCNTLCPVGTVLGLLSPLALIRPRLDMAKCANCGLCARRCKASCIDATSGTIDGSRCVSCFNCIGACRHSAISYVPTRRKPTDRPTRATQPDPVRRSMLAAAIGLAAPVPALARSRDKSVPALVRKQGPERQTPITPPGSRSLRAFSARCTGCQLCVSACPNQVLKAFDIGSGMLQPTLAFERGYCRVNCVQCSTVCPTGAIRPISAAEKTATQIGRAVVNLDRCIATTDKVACTACARNCPPRAITLVGKDDEPKKPVVDAERCNGCGACEYVCPARPLAAIHVEGNLEHRRI, from the coding sequence GTGATTCTGGCCACGCTGTGTCTTGCCGGAATATGCCTTCTGTTCGTTGATGTTAGCGGAGAGCTTTCACCTTCGCTTGCCGTGCTGGCCCGGATGCAACTTGTCCCGGCCTTGCTTGCTGGCAGCCTGGGGGTGGTGGCCGGACTGCTTGCCCTTACGCTGGTATTCGGACGCGTATACTGTTCCGTGCTCTGCCCGCTTGGAGTGTTGCAGGATGTCATTGCCGCGCGGGGCAAGAAATACCGCTTCAGGTACGCGCCCCCACGGACAGGGTTGCGGCTGTTTGTGTTGGGAACTTTCGTGCTGGCCCTGCTGGCTGGTGTGCCGCTGGTTTTCGCAATCCTTGAGCCATATAGCGCTTTCGGGCGCATCGCCACGGACCTTCTGGCCCCCATCTGGGCAACGGGCAGTAACGCGCTGGCCTGGGCTTCCGAGCGGGCAGGCAACTACGATGTGGCTCCCACCCCGGTATGGCAGAAGGGGATGGCCGCGCTGACGGCGGCAACCGCCACCCTCGCCGTCATCGGGGTGCTTGCATGGCGCTTAGGGCGTACCTGGTGCAACACCCTATGCCCGGTGGGCACCGTTCTTGGCCTTTTGAGCCCCCTTGCCCTGATCAGGCCCCGCCTGGATATGGCGAAGTGCGCAAACTGCGGGCTGTGCGCCCGGAGATGCAAGGCCTCGTGCATCGATGCCACCTCGGGAACCATCGACGGCAGCCGTTGCGTCAGTTGCTTCAATTGTATTGGCGCATGCCGCCACTCGGCCATCAGCTATGTGCCGACACGGAGGAAGCCGACCGACAGGCCCACAAGGGCCACACAGCCAGACCCCGTCCGCCGCAGCATGCTTGCGGCGGCGATCGGCCTTGCCGCGCCCGTTCCGGCTCTGGCCAGAAGCCGTGACAAGAGCGTCCCGGCCCTGGTCCGCAAGCAGGGGCCAGAACGCCAGACCCCCATAACCCCGCCGGGGTCGCGATCCCTGCGTGCCTTCTCGGCGCGGTGCACCGGGTGTCAGCTTTGCGTTTCCGCCTGTCCCAATCAGGTTCTGAAGGCTTTCGACATAGGCAGCGGCATGCTGCAACCCACTCTGGCCTTCGAACGCGGCTATTGCCGAGTGAATTGCGTGCAATGTTCGACCGTCTGCCCCACTGGGGCCATTCGTCCCATCAGTGCGGCAGAGAAGACGGCCACGCAGATTGGGCGGGCCGTGGTGAACCTTGACCGGTGCATCGCGACCACGGACAAGGTGGCCTGCACGGCGTGCGCGCGGAACTGCCCGCCTCGGGCCATCACGCTCGTGGGGAAGGACGACGAACCCAAAAAGCCCGTGGTGGATGCCGAGCGGTGCAACGGTTGCGGCGCGTGTGAATACGTTTGCCCCGCCCGCCCCTTGGCCGCGATCCACGTGGAGGGCAACCTTGAACACAGGCGAATCTGA
- a CDS encoding ATP-binding protein codes for MAAPVSLRIPATMESLERARLFVHKQAALLGVAPELAARLDLVVEELLVNVGSYAYPDGGGDLEVDCVSDEDTGRFCLILRDWGVPFDPLARETPDIEAGIDDRDPGGLGIFLVREMADHCAYRRTGDTNEFMACFATT; via the coding sequence ATGGCCGCCCCCGTCTCGTTGCGCATCCCCGCCACGATGGAAAGCCTGGAACGGGCCCGCCTGTTCGTGCACAAGCAGGCCGCCTTGCTGGGCGTTGCTCCGGAACTGGCCGCCCGCCTGGATCTGGTAGTGGAGGAACTGCTGGTGAATGTGGGGAGCTACGCATACCCGGACGGGGGCGGTGATCTGGAGGTGGACTGCGTGTCCGACGAGGACACGGGCCGCTTCTGCCTGATCCTGCGCGACTGGGGCGTGCCCTTCGACCCGCTGGCACGGGAAACCCCCGACATCGAAGCCGGCATCGATGACCGGGACCCCGGCGGGCTCGGCATCTTCCTCGTCCGCGAGATGGCCGACCACTGCGCCTACCGCCGCACGGGCGACACCAACGAATTCATGGCCTGCTTCGCCACCACGTGA
- a CDS encoding terminase gpA endonuclease subunit: MAYAPQECFLGSRRRIPGWLRLLKVDSACFKHGLPARLAMAPEGPGAFHLLHGTPSEYARKMTMHPQARLQPDPCW, encoded by the coding sequence CTGGCCTACGCCCCGCAGGAATGCTTCCTCGGCTCCCGGAGGCGCATCCCCGGCTGGTTGCGCCTGCTGAAGGTGGACTCCGCGTGCTTCAAGCACGGCCTGCCAGCCCGGCTGGCCATGGCACCGGAAGGCCCCGGCGCCTTCCACCTGCTCCACGGCACCCCGTCCGAGTACGCGCGGAAAATGACGATGCACCCGCAGGCACGTCTACAACCTGACCCGTGCTGGTGA
- a CDS encoding ABC transporter substrate-binding protein, whose translation MPRLAAAFLLVLVLATTCQAAPARLVLHWLPQAQFAGYLVAEEKGFYAKRGVDLTIVPGGPDVNSTHHLAEGKAEFATMFLSTAIARSPETDLVHIGQVVHQSALMLVTRKASDIRTLQDLNGRRVGMWGKDFQIQPKALFQRLGIRVQVVEQAPSMDLFMRSGLDAVSAMWYNEYHTLMSYGLDPDDMVTFFFRDLDLNFPEDGLYCLRATWQRDPATARAVVEGSMEGWAYAFAHPEEALDMVIRRMKEYRVKANRAHQRWMLARMRDIILAGEPRPDPELTRSDYERTAAVLVEQGFAATAPGYADFVMDARPDAAKTDPLPGTGGHP comes from the coding sequence ATGCCCCGTCTGGCTGCCGCGTTCCTTCTTGTCCTTGTGCTGGCCACCACGTGTCAGGCGGCCCCCGCCCGGCTTGTGCTGCATTGGCTGCCGCAGGCCCAGTTCGCCGGGTATCTGGTCGCCGAGGAAAAGGGATTCTACGCCAAACGCGGCGTGGACCTGACCATCGTCCCGGGTGGACCGGACGTGAACTCCACGCACCATCTGGCCGAGGGCAAGGCCGAATTCGCCACCATGTTCCTTTCCACGGCCATTGCCCGCAGCCCGGAAACCGATCTTGTCCACATCGGACAGGTAGTGCATCAGTCCGCCCTCATGCTGGTGACGCGCAAGGCGTCGGACATCCGCACGCTGCAAGACCTCAACGGCCGCCGGGTGGGCATGTGGGGCAAGGATTTCCAGATCCAGCCCAAGGCGCTGTTCCAGAGACTGGGCATCCGGGTGCAGGTGGTGGAACAGGCTCCGTCCATGGACCTGTTCATGCGCAGCGGGCTCGATGCCGTATCCGCCATGTGGTACAACGAGTACCATACCCTGATGTCCTACGGACTCGACCCGGACGACATGGTCACCTTCTTCTTCCGCGACCTTGACCTGAACTTTCCCGAAGACGGCCTGTACTGCCTGCGCGCAACCTGGCAGCGCGACCCGGCCACGGCGCGCGCCGTGGTCGAAGGCAGCATGGAGGGCTGGGCCTATGCCTTCGCCCACCCGGAAGAAGCGCTGGATATGGTGATCCGCCGCATGAAGGAATACCGGGTAAAGGCCAACCGGGCACACCAGCGCTGGATGCTGGCCCGCATGCGCGACATCATCCTGGCCGGGGAACCCCGTCCCGATCCGGAGCTGACCCGCTCGGACTACGAACGTACGGCGGCAGTACTGGTGGAACAGGGCTTTGCCGCCACCGCTCCCGGCTATGCCGATTTCGTGATGGACGCACGGCCAGACGCGGCGAAAACCGATCCCCTCCCTGGCACCGGTGGCCACCCATGA
- a CDS encoding SpoIIE family protein phosphatase translates to MKRAGIATRLAALILASTAVILSLVVGYSFMVSREGMLDLARQNGALVAEATVHRIDAQLRATAKVTDTVAATLQDAPMDEDFLRDLARRTLFTNPGIYGTGIAFEPQAFERGRHFFAPYAYRKDFAITSTTLGSADYNYFAMDWYQLAREMRRPVWTEPYYDEGGGNALMVAYSAPFSRRTAHGLQRAGVVTANIDLVWMQRMISEVRVARTGYVFVLSRYGTYVAHPNPDMIMNETIFTRAENLGIASLRDLGREMVAGMGGFMEFSDLPGIGAAYVSYMPLPDQGWSVGVVLPRDEVLAGANRATRIMTGIGVGGFFLLAVVILLVSGTITRPLRLLTRAAAGVARGDLDHRLPAIPTGDEVGDLAASFGRMQASLKEHIATLTATTAAKERIQSELRIAHDIQMSILPKTFPPFPERTELDVHATILPAREVGGDLYDFFFVTPHQFCFLAGDVSGKGVPAAFFMAVTKTLIKVVAERELTPGDILAKVNDDLAADNESCMFVTLFLAVLDTRTGELRYANAGHNPPLVLRRHGGPEWTQGMEEPMAGAMPGMEYSTGTLTLHPGDAVFVFTDGVTEAMDTTGALYSEERLFDTLATCHGAAAAEMTRTVSDAVSAWAEGAEQSDDITMLAVRYLGPDGTKQEG, encoded by the coding sequence ATGAAGCGCGCAGGCATCGCCACCCGACTGGCCGCGCTGATACTGGCCAGCACTGCCGTCATTCTCTCACTGGTGGTGGGGTATTCATTCATGGTGTCGCGCGAGGGGATGTTGGACCTTGCCCGGCAGAATGGCGCGCTGGTCGCGGAAGCAACGGTACACCGCATCGACGCCCAGTTGCGGGCCACGGCGAAGGTCACCGACACCGTGGCCGCCACGTTGCAGGACGCACCCATGGACGAGGATTTCCTGCGCGATCTTGCCCGCCGCACCCTGTTCACCAACCCCGGCATCTACGGCACGGGCATAGCCTTCGAGCCGCAGGCCTTCGAGCGGGGGCGGCATTTCTTCGCCCCCTATGCCTACCGCAAGGATTTCGCCATCACGTCCACCACCCTGGGCAGCGCGGACTACAACTACTTTGCCATGGACTGGTACCAACTGGCCCGCGAAATGCGGCGGCCGGTGTGGACCGAACCCTACTACGACGAGGGCGGCGGCAACGCCCTGATGGTGGCCTATTCCGCCCCGTTCTCCAGACGGACCGCGCACGGATTGCAACGCGCTGGCGTCGTCACCGCCAACATCGACCTCGTCTGGATGCAGCGCATGATTTCGGAAGTCCGCGTGGCCCGGACGGGCTACGTCTTCGTGCTGTCGCGATACGGCACCTACGTCGCCCATCCCAACCCCGACATGATCATGAACGAGACCATCTTCACCCGCGCGGAGAATCTGGGCATCGCCTCGCTGCGGGACCTGGGGCGGGAGATGGTGGCCGGTATGGGCGGGTTCATGGAATTTTCGGACCTGCCGGGCATCGGGGCGGCCTACGTATCCTACATGCCGCTGCCCGATCAGGGGTGGTCCGTGGGCGTGGTGCTGCCAAGGGACGAAGTACTGGCCGGGGCCAACCGCGCCACCCGCATCATGACCGGCATCGGCGTGGGCGGCTTCTTCCTGCTGGCCGTGGTCATCCTGCTGGTGTCGGGCACCATAACCCGGCCCCTGCGCCTGCTCACGCGGGCGGCGGCAGGTGTTGCGCGGGGCGATCTGGACCATCGCCTGCCCGCCATCCCCACCGGCGACGAGGTAGGCGATCTGGCCGCATCCTTCGGGCGCATGCAGGCCTCGCTCAAGGAGCACATCGCCACGCTTACCGCCACCACGGCGGCCAAGGAACGCATCCAGTCCGAACTGCGCATCGCCCACGACATCCAGATGAGTATCCTGCCCAAGACGTTCCCGCCCTTTCCGGAACGGACGGAACTGGACGTGCATGCCACCATTCTGCCCGCGCGCGAGGTAGGCGGAGACCTGTACGACTTCTTCTTCGTCACGCCCCACCAGTTCTGCTTCCTTGCGGGGGACGTGTCCGGCAAGGGGGTGCCCGCCGCCTTCTTCATGGCAGTGACCAAGACCCTGATCAAGGTGGTGGCCGAGCGGGAGCTGACACCCGGCGACATTCTGGCAAAGGTCAACGACGACCTCGCGGCGGACAACGAGTCGTGCATGTTCGTCACGCTGTTTCTGGCGGTGCTGGATACCCGCACCGGCGAACTGCGCTACGCCAATGCCGGGCACAACCCGCCACTGGTGCTGCGCCGTCACGGCGGGCCGGAGTGGACGCAGGGGATGGAAGAGCCGATGGCCGGGGCAATGCCGGGGATGGAATATTCCACCGGCACGCTCACGCTTCACCCCGGCGATGCCGTTTTCGTGTTCACCGACGGCGTGACCGAGGCCATGGATACCACGGGAGCCCTGTATTCCGAGGAACGGCTGTTCGATACGCTCGCCACCTGCCACGGGGCCGCTGCCGCCGAGATGACCCGTACCGTTTCCGACGCAGTGTCCGCCTGGGCCGAAGGGGCCGAACAATCCGACGACATCACCATGCTGGCCGTGCGCTACCTTGGCCCGGACGGCACGAAACAGGAAGGATGA
- a CDS encoding STAS domain-containing protein: MEIATRIAGSAAILSVNGRMDAVTAPEFEKACLALLEQGHATQVADLAALEYISSAGLRSILSSAKKLKAAGGGLAFCGLTGMVDEVFRVSGFMKMFRVHPTVDAALEG, encoded by the coding sequence ATGGAAATCGCAACGCGGATCGCAGGCTCTGCCGCCATCCTCTCCGTGAACGGGCGCATGGACGCCGTTACCGCTCCCGAATTCGAGAAAGCCTGCTTGGCGCTGCTGGAGCAGGGCCACGCCACGCAGGTGGCGGACCTTGCAGCCCTCGAATACATCAGCTCCGCAGGGCTGCGCAGCATCCTTTCCTCCGCCAAGAAGCTGAAGGCGGCGGGCGGCGGGCTGGCCTTCTGCGGGCTGACCGGCATGGTGGACGAGGTGTTCCGGGTTTCCGGCTTCATGAAGATGTTCCGCGTCCACCCCACGGTGGATGCGGCGCTGGAGGGATAA
- a CDS encoding aldo/keto reductase has product MQKKKVDGENKAAKQKERAPGVSRRTLLKAAGAGVTGGAVLYSLDKLRLLPSFEALLPEPPTDRMTCRVHPGSGDKVSLLGFGCMRFPMLPDASGPSGTEIDEAVAFGLVDYALAHGVNYFDTAYTYHRGMSEVMIGKALKRHPRERFYLATKMPGRLNPTLAQAKEMFETQLGRCQVEYFDYYLLHNLQSVDNYKKVYEEEKVLDYLLEQKKQGRIRNLGWSFHGDKEMLEYILSRPVQWDFAQVQLNYHDLLHKYDPPPNIARFVSKNPAPIQWTYEKMLASGLPLVVMEPLLGGRLARLNKKALAVLQAERPQATGASWALRYAAGLPNVLSVLSGMTYMEHLQDNLRTFAPLEPLSEQELLVLKKALDVFLTQSNIRCTTCGYCMPCPYGVDIPAVFAHYNRCLDDEQVPKGQRDPEYERARRAFLVEYGRAVPELRQAARCTGCNKCVEHCPQMIPIPEEMARLGKFVENLRIRQG; this is encoded by the coding sequence ATGCAGAAGAAAAAAGTCGATGGTGAAAACAAAGCCGCCAAGCAGAAGGAGCGCGCTCCGGGCGTTTCCCGGCGCACGCTGCTGAAGGCCGCAGGGGCGGGAGTAACAGGCGGGGCCGTGCTGTACAGCCTCGACAAACTCAGGCTGTTGCCCAGTTTCGAAGCTCTGTTGCCGGAGCCCCCCACCGACAGGATGACCTGTCGTGTACATCCCGGAAGCGGTGACAAGGTGTCCCTTCTGGGGTTCGGGTGCATGCGCTTTCCCATGCTACCAGATGCATCCGGCCCGAGCGGCACGGAAATAGATGAAGCCGTCGCGTTCGGCTTGGTGGATTATGCTCTGGCGCACGGGGTCAACTATTTCGACACGGCCTACACCTACCACCGGGGCATGTCCGAAGTCATGATCGGCAAAGCCCTGAAGCGGCACCCCCGTGAGCGTTTCTACCTGGCCACCAAGATGCCGGGCAGGCTTAACCCCACCCTGGCGCAGGCCAAGGAGATGTTCGAGACGCAGCTCGGCAGGTGCCAAGTTGAATACTTCGACTACTATCTGCTGCACAATCTTCAGAGCGTCGACAACTACAAGAAGGTCTACGAAGAAGAAAAAGTGCTCGACTACCTTCTGGAGCAGAAGAAGCAGGGGCGCATACGCAACCTGGGGTGGTCGTTCCACGGCGACAAGGAAATGCTGGAGTATATCCTGAGTCGTCCCGTGCAATGGGATTTCGCCCAGGTACAGTTGAATTACCACGACCTGCTCCACAAATACGACCCGCCGCCCAACATCGCGCGGTTCGTCTCCAAGAATCCCGCGCCCATCCAGTGGACATACGAGAAGATGCTGGCCAGCGGTTTGCCGCTGGTGGTCATGGAACCCTTGCTGGGGGGGCGGCTGGCGCGCTTGAACAAGAAGGCCCTGGCCGTTCTTCAGGCCGAGCGCCCGCAGGCCACCGGGGCGTCCTGGGCCCTCCGCTATGCTGCGGGCCTGCCCAACGTGCTCAGTGTTCTCAGCGGCATGACCTACATGGAACACCTGCAGGACAATCTGCGCACCTTCGCGCCGCTGGAGCCGCTTTCCGAGCAGGAACTCCTGGTATTGAAGAAGGCGCTGGATGTCTTCCTAACGCAGTCGAATATCCGTTGCACCACCTGTGGCTACTGCATGCCCTGCCCGTATGGCGTGGATATTCCCGCCGTGTTCGCGCACTACAACCGCTGCCTCGACGACGAACAGGTACCCAAAGGGCAGCGCGATCCGGAGTATGAGCGGGCCCGCCGCGCCTTCCTTGTGGAGTACGGGCGGGCGGTGCCGGAATTGCGTCAGGCCGCCCGGTGCACCGGGTGCAACAAATGCGTGGAGCACTGTCCGCAGATGATCCCCATTCCGGAAGAAATGGCCCGCCTGGGAAAATTCGTCGAAAACCTCAGGATACGGCAAGGGTAA
- a CDS encoding DUF362 domain-containing protein, with protein sequence MSGHISRRTFLKGSTLAVGALALSGAAATGVAFAAPESTSPVFFTKDLSAEGLRNIYARVNHGMTGKVAVKLHTGEPNGPNIIPREWVRALLPDVPSPTIVECNVLYPSPRQTTEGHRQTLATNGWDFSPVDIMDADGDVHLPVVGGKWFKDLAVGRNIMNYDSMLVLTHFKGHTMGGFGGSLKNISIGCASGKVGKAQLHREGQEQWPGGPNFMERMVEGGKAIVDHFGPRITYINVLRNMSVDCDCAGVTAAPVVTPDIGILASTDILAVDQASIDMVYALPAPQRQTLVERIESRSGLRQLEYMKIMGMGSGTYELVAV encoded by the coding sequence ATGTCCGGACATATCTCGCGCCGTACTTTCCTGAAAGGCAGCACTCTGGCCGTGGGGGCCCTGGCCCTGTCGGGCGCAGCCGCAACGGGGGTGGCCTTTGCCGCACCCGAAAGCACATCGCCGGTCTTCTTCACCAAGGATCTGAGCGCCGAAGGACTGCGGAACATCTACGCCAGGGTCAACCACGGCATGACGGGCAAGGTGGCGGTCAAACTGCATACCGGTGAGCCCAACGGGCCGAACATCATACCGCGCGAATGGGTCAGGGCCCTGCTGCCCGACGTGCCCAGCCCCACCATCGTGGAGTGCAACGTGCTGTACCCCAGCCCCCGGCAAACCACCGAAGGGCACCGGCAAACCCTGGCTACGAACGGGTGGGACTTCAGCCCCGTGGACATCATGGACGCGGATGGCGACGTGCATCTGCCTGTTGTTGGCGGCAAGTGGTTCAAGGATCTGGCCGTGGGCAGAAACATCATGAATTACGATTCAATGCTGGTGCTTACCCATTTCAAGGGGCATACCATGGGCGGATTCGGCGGTTCCCTGAAGAACATTTCCATCGGCTGCGCCTCCGGCAAGGTGGGGAAGGCGCAGTTGCATCGCGAAGGTCAGGAACAGTGGCCCGGCGGCCCGAACTTCATGGAGCGCATGGTGGAGGGGGGCAAGGCCATTGTCGACCACTTCGGCCCGCGCATCACCTACATCAACGTACTGCGGAACATGTCCGTGGATTGCGATTGCGCGGGAGTGACCGCCGCCCCGGTGGTCACTCCGGACATCGGCATTCTCGCTTCGACGGATATCCTTGCCGTGGATCAGGCCTCCATCGACATGGTGTACGCGCTGCCCGCACCGCAAAGGCAGACGTTGGTGGAGCGCATCGAAAGCCGTAGCGGCCTGCGCCAACTCGAATACATGAAAATCATGGGCATGGGCAGCGGCACATACGAACTGGTCGCCGTTTAG
- a CDS encoding carboxymuconolactone decarboxylase family protein, producing the protein MMMSILAAVAAMFFLACGPAEANAAGEVRVDSPVGVFPKGSELKSPHFTGRVWLSMLVDEDKTFNSPIGNVTFEPGCRNSWHKHPGGQLLLVTRGQGYYQAKGTPIRLLRPGDVVKIAPGVEHWHGATPDSWFAHLAISTNPQDGPVQWLQPVTDEEYHSYQSGQAVPPRLSDAAVRNHEALLPGYSSPLSSTDPELVEIFGNFAFDEVLRHGALDARTRSMAILASLIAMQSLNEYRILLEAALNAGVTPVEAKEVVYQAVPYVGMGQAFDFISATNKVLSARGVALPLEPQSTTSSETRHEKGLALQKSIFGERIERMYRESPPDQMHIQQFLSANCFGDYYTRNGLDIKTRELLTFALLVALGGVEPQLKGHIQGNLNVGTDKATLMHVVTQLLPYVGYPRTLNAIRCLNEVIPVQK; encoded by the coding sequence ATGATGATGTCGATTCTGGCGGCCGTGGCCGCGATGTTTTTTCTCGCATGTGGCCCGGCGGAGGCGAACGCCGCAGGAGAGGTGCGCGTGGACAGCCCGGTTGGAGTGTTCCCGAAAGGAAGCGAATTGAAAAGCCCGCACTTCACCGGCAGGGTCTGGCTCAGCATGCTGGTGGATGAAGACAAGACCTTCAACAGCCCCATTGGCAACGTCACCTTCGAGCCCGGCTGCCGCAACAGTTGGCACAAGCATCCCGGTGGACAGCTACTGCTCGTGACGAGGGGCCAGGGGTACTATCAGGCAAAAGGAACGCCCATCCGGCTGCTGCGCCCCGGCGACGTCGTCAAGATCGCACCCGGAGTGGAGCACTGGCATGGCGCCACGCCGGACAGTTGGTTCGCGCATCTTGCCATCAGCACCAATCCTCAGGACGGGCCAGTGCAGTGGCTACAACCGGTCACGGATGAAGAATATCACAGCTACCAATCCGGGCAGGCGGTGCCGCCACGCCTGAGCGATGCAGCCGTCCGGAACCATGAGGCACTTCTGCCTGGCTACTCGTCACCGCTGTCATCCACTGATCCGGAGCTGGTGGAGATATTCGGCAACTTCGCCTTTGACGAGGTGTTGCGGCACGGAGCGCTGGACGCCAGAACGAGAAGCATGGCCATCCTGGCCTCGCTCATCGCCATGCAATCCCTGAACGAGTACAGGATACTGCTGGAGGCGGCGCTCAATGCCGGCGTAACGCCGGTCGAAGCGAAGGAAGTGGTCTACCAGGCGGTGCCGTACGTGGGCATGGGCCAGGCCTTCGACTTCATCTCGGCCACCAACAAGGTGCTTTCGGCGCGCGGGGTGGCGCTTCCCCTTGAGCCACAGTCCACGACGTCGTCGGAAACGCGGCACGAAAAGGGCCTTGCGCTCCAGAAGTCCATTTTCGGCGAGCGCATCGAAAGGATGTACCGGGAGTCGCCCCCCGACCAGATGCATATCCAGCAGTTCCTGTCGGCGAACTGCTTCGGCGATTACTATACGCGGAACGGTCTCGACATCAAAACCCGGGAACTGCTGACGTTTGCCCTGCTGGTGGCACTGGGGGGCGTCGAGCCGCAGCTGAAGGGGCATATCCAGGGCAACCTGAACGTGGGCACCGACAAGGCTACGTTGATGCATGTGGTGACCCAGCTCCTGCCGTACGTCGGATACCCCCGCACCCTGAACGCCATCCGCTGCCTGAACGAGGTCATCCCGGTACAAAAGTAA